The following are encoded in a window of Phaseolus vulgaris cultivar G19833 chromosome 3, P. vulgaris v2.0, whole genome shotgun sequence genomic DNA:
- the LOC137808202 gene encoding thioredoxin-like protein AAED1, chloroplastic, with translation MTTMQTLPPAFRPSIPPPNSHAFPAATPFNNSPKFIGSKGLRVTLRHSIISPRVSNSQYSPQIAETLSDVSIFTASGEPVMFSDLWDQNQGVAVVALLRHFGCPCCWELASALKESKARFDSAGVKLIAVGIGTPTKARMLANRLPFPMDCLYADPDRKAYNVLNLYYGFGRTFFNPASTKVFSRFDALQKAVKNYTIEATPDDRSGVLQQGGMLVFRGKELLYARKDEGTGDHAPLDDVFYVCCEAPVA, from the exons ATGACAACTATGCAAACTCTGCCACCTGCTTTCCGTCCATCAATTCCACCCCCAAATTCTCACGCTTTTCCGGCAGCCACTCCCTTTAATAATTCTCCCAAATTCATTGGCTCAAAGGGTCTCAGAGTTACCCTCAGACACTCTATCATTTCTCCAAGGGTTTCCAATTCCCAGTATAGTCCCCAAATCGCGGAAACTCTCAGTGACGTTAGCATTTTTACAGCCTCCGGCGAGCCAGTAATGTTCAGTGATCTCTGGGACCAGAACCAG GGAGTAGCTGTTGTGGCACTGTTGAGGCACTTTGGATGCCCATGCTG CTGGGAATTGGCTTCAGCCTTGAAAGAGTCCAAAGCAAGGTTTGATTCAGCTGGTGTCAAGCTAATTGCAGTGGGTATTGGTACTCCTACTAAAGCCCGCATGCTTGCTAATAGA TTACCATTTCCAATGGATTGTCTTTATGCTGATCCTGATCGCAAG GCATATAATGTTTTGAACCTTTACTATGGTTTTGGCCGAACTTTCTTCAATCCGGCCAGT ACAAAGGTGTTTTCGAGATTTGATGCTCTGCAGAAAGCTGTCAAGAACTATACAATCGAAGCCACTCCAGATGATAGAAGTGGTGTTTTGCAACAG gGAGGGATGCTTGTGTTCAGAGGAAAGGAGCTACTGTATGCGAGGAAAGACGAAGGGACAGGTGACCATGCCCCATTagatgatgttttctatgtctGCTGCGAAGCTCCTGTTGCCTAA
- the LOC137808203 gene encoding thioredoxin-like protein AAED1, chloroplastic isoform X1, which translates to MATFQFLRPSLPSSLSHPIFHTFPSTPCNYFPKFIASKGISVTPRHCTISPRAFNSQYSPQIADSLNDVSIFTAAGEPVRFNDLWDQNQGVAVVALLRHFGCICCWELALALKESKARFDSAGVKLIAVGVGTPDKARVLAERLPFPMDCLYADPDRKAYNVLKLYYGLGRTFFNPASAKVFSRYDSLQKAAENYTIGATPNDISGVLQQGGMFVFRGKELLYARKDEGTGDHAPLDDVLEVCCKAPIA; encoded by the exons ATGGCAACCTTTCAATTTCTTCGACCTTCTCTCCCTTCATCACTCTCACACCCAATTTTTCACACTTTCCCGTCCACCCCCTGTAACTATTTCCCCAAATTCATAGCCTCAAAGGGTATCAGTGTCACTCCCAGACATTGTACCATTTCTCCCAGGGCTTTTAATTCCCAGTATAGTCCCCAAATCGCCGACAGTCTAAATGATGTCAGCATTTTCACCGCAGCGGGCGAGCCAGTAAGGTTCAATGATCTCTGGGATCAGAACCAG GGAGTAGCTGTAGTGGCACTATTGAGGCACTTTGGATGCATTTGCTG TTGGGAATTGGCTTTGGCCTTGAAGGAATCCAAAGCAAGATTTGATTCAGCTGGCGTGAAGCTAATTGCCGTGGGTGTTGGTACTCCCGATAAAGCCCGCGTTCTTGCTGAAAGA TTACCATTTCCAATGGATTGCCTTTATGCAGATCCTGACCGCAAG GCATATAATGTTTTGAAACTATACTATGGTTTGGGCCGAACTTTCTTCAACCCTGCCAGT GCAAAGGTGTTTTCAAGATATGATTCTCTGCAGAAAGCTGCCGAGAACTATACAATTGGAGCCACTCCAAATGATATAAGTGGTGTATTGCAGCAG GGAGGAATGTTTGTGTTCAGAGGAAAGGAGCTATTATATGCAAGGAAAGACGAAGGGACAGGTGATCATGCCCCGTTAGATGATGTTTTAGAGGTCTGCTGCAAAGCTCCTATTGCCTAA
- the LOC137805956 gene encoding short-chain dehydrogenase virD-like: MSERKIVLVTGCAKGGIGYEYCMAFAEKKCHVLASDISARMQDMSDLQSDNIETFELDVSCDESVSSAVANVISKHGRIDILINNAGIGSTGPLAELPLDTIRKTWEINTLGQLRMVQHVVPHMAMRRSGSIVNVGSVVGQVSTPWAGSYCASKAAVHAMTNSLRLELRPFGINVVLVLPGSVRSNFGRANTERLGNYEWKLYKDFKEVIEERARASQGDKATDGRVFATHVAKKVLSPKPPKQIVFGHLTPLFAFLSWSPLWVRDLFFSTRFGLRKKV; this comes from the coding sequence ATGAGTGAACGCAAAATAGTTCTAGTGACTGGCTGTGCCAAAGGTGGCATCGGCTACGAGTACTGTATGGCATTTGCTGAGAAAAAATGCCACGTTTTGGCCTCTGACATCTCAGCACGGATGCAAGACATGTCAGATTTGCAGTCAGATAACATAGAGACATTTGAGCTTGATGTGTCTTGTGATGAAAGTGTGTCTTCAGCTGTGGCCAATGTTATATCAAAACATGGTCGGATAGATATATTGATTAATAATGCTGGAATAGGTAGCACTGGGCCATTGGCTGAGTTGCCACTTGATACAATTAGAAAGACTTGGGAAATTAACACACTGGGGCAACTAAGAATGGTGCAGCATGTGGTGCCTCACATGGCTATGAGAAGAAGTGGGAGTATAGTAAATGTTGGCAGTGTGGTAGGCCAAGTTTCAACCCCTTGGGCAGGGTCTTATTGTGCTAGCAAGGCTGCAGTGCATGCCATGACAAACAGTTTGCGCCTAGAACTTAGGCCTTTTGGGATCAACGTAGTTCTAGTTTTGCCAGGCTCTGTGAGATCAAACTTTGGGAGGGCCAATACGGAGAGATTGGGTAATTATGAGTGGAAGCTTTATAAGGACTTTAAAGAGGTCATTGAGGAGCGAGCTAGAGCTTCTCAGGGTGACAAAGCAACGGATGGTAGAGTTTTTGCTACACATGTGGCTAAAAAGGTTTTAAGCCCTAAACCACCAAAGCAAATTGTTTTTGGTCACTTGACTCCTTTGTTTGCCTTTCTCTCTTGGTCTCCCCTCTGGGTCAGAGATCTGTTTTTCTCAACCCGTTTTGGCCTAAGGAAAAAAGTTTAA
- the LOC137808203 gene encoding thioredoxin-like protein AAED1, chloroplastic isoform X2, whose protein sequence is MATFQFLRPSLPSSLSHPIFHTFPSTPCNYFPKFIASKGISVTPRHCTISPRAFNSQYSPQIADSLNDVSIFTAAGEPVRFNDLWDQNQGVAVVALLRHFGCICCWELALALKESKARFDSAGVKLIAVGVGTPDKARVLAERLPFPMDCLYADPDRKAKVFSRYDSLQKAAENYTIGATPNDISGVLQQGGMFVFRGKELLYARKDEGTGDHAPLDDVLEVCCKAPIA, encoded by the exons ATGGCAACCTTTCAATTTCTTCGACCTTCTCTCCCTTCATCACTCTCACACCCAATTTTTCACACTTTCCCGTCCACCCCCTGTAACTATTTCCCCAAATTCATAGCCTCAAAGGGTATCAGTGTCACTCCCAGACATTGTACCATTTCTCCCAGGGCTTTTAATTCCCAGTATAGTCCCCAAATCGCCGACAGTCTAAATGATGTCAGCATTTTCACCGCAGCGGGCGAGCCAGTAAGGTTCAATGATCTCTGGGATCAGAACCAG GGAGTAGCTGTAGTGGCACTATTGAGGCACTTTGGATGCATTTGCTG TTGGGAATTGGCTTTGGCCTTGAAGGAATCCAAAGCAAGATTTGATTCAGCTGGCGTGAAGCTAATTGCCGTGGGTGTTGGTACTCCCGATAAAGCCCGCGTTCTTGCTGAAAGA TTACCATTTCCAATGGATTGCCTTTATGCAGATCCTGACCGCAAG GCAAAGGTGTTTTCAAGATATGATTCTCTGCAGAAAGCTGCCGAGAACTATACAATTGGAGCCACTCCAAATGATATAAGTGGTGTATTGCAGCAG GGAGGAATGTTTGTGTTCAGAGGAAAGGAGCTATTATATGCAAGGAAAGACGAAGGGACAGGTGATCATGCCCCGTTAGATGATGTTTTAGAGGTCTGCTGCAAAGCTCCTATTGCCTAA
- the LOC137808204 gene encoding basic leucine zipper 4-like, with protein MLTTHPPSDPLLGNLFSAFPDDFTPWDDDSHHLLSPKPVTSSSCSDKPEPEPAEPDQPVVSVVDDRKLRRMISNRESARRSRMRKQRHLENLRNQLSKCRVENRELNNRLQFVLHHRNRLRTENEWLRSQRTFLLQKVANLTQTLIFQQFQQAISPAWTCNTSLIPINQVN; from the coding sequence ATGCTCACCACCCACCCTCCCTCTGACCCTCTTCTCGGTAACCTATTCTCCGCCTTCCCTGACGACTTCACCCCCTGGGACGACGACTCCCACCACCTCCTTTCCCCCAAACCCGTCACTTCCAGCTCCTGCTCCGACAAACCGGAGCCGGAGCCAGCTGAACCGGACCAACCCGTGGTCTCGGTGGTGGACGACCGGAAACTTCGGCGCATGATATCGAATCGCGAATCTGCCCGCAGGTCTCGCATGAGAAAACAGAGACACCTGGAGAACCTTCGGAACCAGTTGAGCAAGTGCAGGGTCGAAAACCGGGAACTGAATAACCGGTTGCAGTTCGTACTGCACCACCGTAACCGCCTCCGAACCGAAAACGAATGGCTCCGGTCCCAGCGAACCTTCCTCCTCCAAAAAGTGGCCAACTTAACCCAAACTTTGATTTTCCAACAATTCCAACAAGCCATCTCCCCTGCATGGACATGTAACACTTCGCTCATCCCAATTAATCAAGTTAAttaa